One segment of Plasmodium vinckei vinckei genome assembly, chromosome: PVVCY_04 DNA contains the following:
- a CDS encoding activator of Hsp90 ATPase, putative, translated as MSFEIQEEYYVPPEVLFNAFTDAYTLTRLSRGSLAEVDLKVGGKFTLFSGSISGEFVEIDKPNKIIQKWRFKDWNDLDYSKVTMEFVPIKENHTMLKLKHDNIPQTNRYNEGGTLERCKAGWVENYLRNIEMVLGYPKKK; from the exons ATGAGTTTTGAAATTCAAGAGGAATATTATGTCCCCCCAGAAGTCTTATTTAATGCATTTACCGATGCATACACTTTAACAAGACTATCTAGAGGTTCTTTAGCTGAAGTG GACCTAAAAGTTGGAGGGAAGTTTACACTTTTTTCTGGAAGCATAAGTGGCGAATTTGTTGAAATTGACAAgccaaataaaataattcaaaaatgGAGATTTAAAGATTGGAATGATTTAGATTATAGTAAGGTGACAATGGAATTTGTGCCcataaaagaaaatcaCACTATGCTTAAGTTGAAGCATGATAATATTCCACAAACTAACAGATATAATGAAG GAGGCACATTAGAAAGATGCAAAGCTGGATGGGTAGAGAATTATTTACGTAATATTGAAATGGTATTGGGATACCctaagaaaaaatag